The Streptomyces cynarae genome contains a region encoding:
- a CDS encoding 3-hydroxyacyl-CoA dehydrogenase NAD-binding domain-containing protein: MSTTAELLKGAAELFPDEVVTQAHVRHFDLPFGVGRFALITLDNGHDHTKPTTFGPASLANLNTAIDQVEKEAADGEIVGVGITGKPFIFAVGADLKGVELLKRHEDALAIGKGGHEVFKRLSKLAVPTFAYYNGAAMGGGVEVGLHCTYRTVSAALPAFSLPEVFLGLVPGWGGCTLLPNLIGADKAVSVIIENSLNQNKQLKGRQVYELGIADALFEGADFLEQSLTWTAAVLKGEIVIERPVIDRGEAWDQAVAKGRFIADGKVHGAAPAAYRALDIIAAAKNGDLQQGYDAEDQALADLIMGGELRAGIYAFNLVQKRGKRPAGAPDKSLARPVTKVGVVGAGLMASQLALLFLRRLEVPVVLTDIDQERIDKGVGYVHAEIDKLLGKGRINQDKANRLKALVSGVLDKAEGFSDADFVIEAVFEEMGVKQQVFAEVEAVAPAHAILATNTSSLSVSEMASKLKHPERVVGFHFFNPVAVLPLLEIVRGEKTDDASLATAFAVAKKLKKTAVLVKDAPAFVVNRILTRFMGEIQNVIDEGTPVEVAEKAVEPLGLPMSPLVLLELVGPAIGLHVSETLNRAFPDRFTVSENLAAVVKAGKRGFYVYDSGKPELDPEVAALLKQGDTVLTEEQVRARVLDAVAQEIGLMLEEGVVAEAQDIDLCLITGAGWPFHLGGITPYLDREGVSERVNGKTFLEPGVASVPA; this comes from the coding sequence GTGAGCACCACCGCTGAGCTGTTGAAGGGCGCGGCCGAGCTGTTCCCGGACGAGGTCGTCACGCAGGCGCACGTGCGCCACTTCGACCTGCCGTTCGGTGTGGGCCGGTTCGCCCTGATCACCCTCGACAACGGTCACGACCACACCAAGCCGACCACCTTCGGCCCGGCCTCGCTCGCGAACCTCAACACCGCGATCGACCAGGTCGAGAAGGAGGCCGCGGACGGCGAGATCGTCGGCGTCGGCATCACCGGCAAGCCGTTCATCTTCGCGGTCGGCGCCGACCTCAAGGGTGTCGAGCTGCTGAAGCGGCACGAGGACGCGCTGGCCATCGGCAAGGGCGGCCACGAGGTCTTCAAGCGCCTGTCGAAGCTGGCCGTGCCCACCTTCGCGTACTACAACGGCGCGGCGATGGGCGGCGGCGTCGAGGTCGGCCTGCACTGCACCTACCGCACGGTGTCCGCGGCCCTCCCGGCGTTCTCCCTCCCCGAGGTCTTCCTCGGCCTGGTCCCCGGCTGGGGCGGCTGCACGCTGCTGCCGAACCTGATCGGCGCCGACAAGGCCGTCTCGGTCATCATCGAGAACAGCCTCAACCAGAACAAGCAGCTCAAGGGCCGGCAGGTCTACGAGCTCGGGATCGCCGACGCCCTCTTCGAGGGCGCCGACTTCCTGGAGCAGTCGCTGACCTGGACGGCGGCCGTCCTCAAGGGCGAGATCGTCATCGAGCGCCCGGTCATCGACCGCGGCGAGGCCTGGGACCAGGCCGTCGCCAAGGGCCGCTTCATCGCGGACGGGAAGGTGCACGGCGCGGCCCCGGCCGCCTACCGCGCCCTCGACATCATCGCCGCCGCGAAGAACGGCGACCTGCAGCAGGGCTACGACGCCGAGGACCAGGCCCTCGCGGACCTGATCATGGGCGGCGAACTGCGCGCCGGCATCTACGCGTTCAACCTCGTCCAAAAGCGCGGCAAGCGCCCGGCGGGCGCCCCCGACAAGAGCCTGGCGCGCCCGGTCACCAAGGTCGGTGTCGTCGGCGCCGGTCTGATGGCCTCGCAGCTCGCCCTGCTCTTCCTGCGCCGCCTCGAGGTCCCGGTCGTCCTGACGGACATCGACCAGGAGCGCATCGACAAGGGCGTGGGCTACGTCCACGCCGAGATCGACAAGCTGCTCGGCAAGGGCCGGATCAACCAGGACAAGGCCAACCGCCTCAAGGCGCTGGTCTCCGGCGTCCTGGACAAGGCGGAGGGCTTCTCGGACGCGGACTTCGTCATCGAGGCCGTGTTCGAGGAGATGGGTGTCAAGCAGCAGGTGTTCGCGGAGGTCGAGGCGGTCGCGCCCGCGCACGCGATCCTGGCGACCAACACCTCCTCCCTCTCCGTGTCGGAGATGGCGTCGAAGCTGAAGCACCCCGAGCGGGTCGTCGGCTTCCACTTCTTCAACCCGGTGGCGGTGCTGCCGCTGCTCGAGATCGTCCGCGGCGAGAAGACGGACGACGCCTCGCTGGCGACCGCCTTCGCGGTGGCCAAGAAGCTGAAGAAGACGGCGGTTCTGGTCAAGGACGCCCCGGCGTTCGTCGTGAACCGCATCCTGACCCGCTTCATGGGCGAGATCCAGAACGTCATCGACGAGGGCACCCCGGTCGAGGTGGCGGAGAAGGCGGTGGAGCCGCTGGGTCTGCCGATGTCCCCGCTGGTCCTGCTGGAGCTGGTCGGCCCTGCGATCGGCCTGCACGTCTCGGAGACCCTCAACCGGGCCTTCCCGGACCGCTTCACGGTCTCCGAGAACCTCGCCGCCGTCGTCAAGGCGGGCAAGCGCGGCTTCTACGTCTACGACAGCGGCAAGCCCGAGCTGGACCCGGAGGTCGCCGCGCTACTGAAGCAGGGCGACACGGTCCTGACGGAGGAGCAGGTTCGCGCCCGTGTCCTGGACGCCGTGGCGCAGGAGATCGGGCTCATGCTCGAGGAGGGCGTCGTCGCCGAGGCCCAGGACATCGACCTCTGCCTGATCACGGGCGCCGGCTGGCCCTTCCACCTGGGCGGCATCACGCCGTACCTGGACCGCGAGGGCGTCTCGGAGCGCGTGAACGGCAAGACGTTCCTGGAGCCGGGCGTGGCGTCGGTTCCGGCGTAA
- the dxs gene encoding 1-deoxy-D-xylulose-5-phosphate synthase, giving the protein MPLLTRIRGPRDLDRLSLEELDQLAEEIRTFLVDAVSKTGGHLGPNLGVVELTIALHRVFDSPKDKVLWDTGHQAYVHKLLTGRQDFSKLRSKGGLSGYPSRAESDHDVIENSHASTVLGWADGLAKANQLLKRDSHVVAVIGDGALTGGMAWEALNNIADAKDRPLVIVVNDNERSYAPTIGGLANHLATLRTTDGYEKFLARTKEVLERTPVVGKPLYETLHGAKKGLKDFIAPQGMFEDLGLKYVGPIDGHDIEALESALARAKRFGGPVIVHCLTEKGRGYKPAEQDEADRFHGIGPIHPDTGLPIKAAAASWTSVFGDEMVRLGRERDDIVAITAAMLQPVGLKKFADAFPNRIYDVGIAEQHGAVSAAGLATGGLHPVFAVYATFLNRAFDQVLMDVALHKCGVTFVLDRAGITGDDGASHNGMWDMSMLQVVPGLRIAAPRDAEQLRAQLREAVDVDDAPTVLRYSKGVVGPAVPAVGKVGGMDVLRKAEAPVPDVLLVSVGALAPMCLEIADLLDKQGISTTVVDPRWVKPVDEALAPLAERHRVVVTVEDNSRAGGVGSAIAQALRDAGVDVPLRDFGVPPRFLDHASRKEVLAEIGLTAPDIARQVTGLVSKLDGGLPHSRLRSSGGTPTDRAGATQGVDSVEPARD; this is encoded by the coding sequence GTGCCGCTGCTGACCCGCATCAGGGGACCGCGCGATCTGGACCGGCTCAGCCTGGAGGAGCTGGACCAGCTGGCAGAGGAGATCCGGACCTTCCTCGTCGACGCCGTCTCCAAGACCGGCGGCCACCTCGGTCCGAACCTCGGTGTGGTCGAGCTCACCATCGCCCTGCACCGCGTCTTCGACTCCCCGAAGGACAAGGTGCTGTGGGACACCGGCCACCAGGCCTACGTCCACAAGTTGCTCACCGGCCGTCAGGACTTCTCCAAGCTGCGCAGCAAGGGCGGTCTGTCCGGCTACCCCTCGCGCGCCGAGTCCGACCACGACGTCATCGAGAACTCGCACGCCTCCACCGTCCTCGGCTGGGCCGACGGCCTGGCCAAGGCCAACCAGCTGCTCAAGCGCGACAGCCACGTCGTGGCCGTCATCGGTGACGGCGCCCTCACCGGCGGCATGGCCTGGGAGGCGCTGAACAACATCGCCGACGCCAAGGACCGCCCGCTGGTCATCGTGGTCAACGACAACGAGCGCTCCTACGCGCCCACCATCGGCGGCCTCGCCAACCACCTGGCCACCCTGCGCACCACCGACGGCTACGAGAAGTTCCTGGCCCGCACCAAGGAGGTCCTGGAGCGCACGCCCGTCGTCGGCAAGCCGCTCTACGAGACCCTGCACGGGGCCAAGAAGGGCCTGAAGGACTTCATCGCCCCGCAGGGCATGTTCGAGGACCTGGGCCTGAAGTACGTCGGCCCGATCGACGGGCACGACATCGAGGCCCTGGAGTCCGCACTGGCCCGCGCCAAGCGGTTCGGCGGCCCGGTCATCGTGCACTGCCTCACCGAGAAGGGCCGCGGCTACAAGCCCGCCGAGCAGGACGAGGCCGACCGCTTCCACGGCATCGGCCCCATCCACCCCGACACCGGTCTGCCCATCAAGGCGGCCGCCGCCAGCTGGACCTCCGTCTTCGGCGACGAGATGGTCAGGCTCGGCCGGGAGCGCGACGACATCGTCGCCATCACGGCCGCGATGCTCCAGCCGGTGGGCCTGAAGAAGTTCGCGGACGCCTTCCCGAACCGGATCTACGACGTCGGCATCGCCGAGCAGCACGGCGCGGTCTCCGCGGCCGGCCTCGCCACCGGCGGTCTGCACCCCGTCTTCGCGGTCTACGCGACCTTCCTCAACCGCGCCTTCGACCAGGTGCTCATGGACGTCGCCCTGCACAAGTGCGGTGTGACGTTCGTGCTCGACCGGGCGGGCATCACGGGCGACGACGGCGCCTCCCACAACGGCATGTGGGACATGTCGATGCTCCAGGTGGTCCCGGGCCTGAGGATCGCCGCCCCGCGCGACGCCGAGCAGCTTCGTGCCCAGCTGCGCGAGGCCGTCGACGTGGACGACGCGCCGACCGTGCTGCGCTACTCCAAGGGCGTCGTCGGCCCGGCCGTCCCCGCCGTCGGCAAGGTCGGCGGCATGGACGTGCTGCGCAAGGCAGAGGCCCCCGTGCCGGACGTCCTGCTGGTCTCCGTCGGCGCGCTCGCCCCCATGTGCCTGGAGATCGCCGACCTCCTCGACAAGCAGGGCATCTCCACCACCGTCGTCGACCCGCGCTGGGTCAAGCCCGTCGACGAGGCGCTGGCCCCGCTCGCCGAGCGGCACCGTGTCGTCGTCACCGTCGAGGACAACTCCCGCGCCGGCGGTGTGGGTTCGGCGATCGCCCAGGCGCTGCGCGACGCGGGTGTGGACGTGCCGCTGCGCGACTTCGGCGTCCCGCCGCGCTTCCTCGACCACGCCTCCCGCAAGGAGGTCCTCGCGGAGATCGGCCTGACCGCGCCGGACATCGCCCGCCAGGTCACCGGGCTGGTCTCCAAGCTTGACGGCGGCCTCCCCCACTCTCGGCTTCGCTCGAGCGGGGGGACCCCCACCGACCGTGCGGGCGCCACGCAGGGCGTGGACTCGGTGGAGCCCGCCCGCGACTGA
- a CDS encoding thiolase family protein — protein MPRTVRDVVFVDGVRTPFGKAGPKGIYHETRADDLVVKAIRELLRRNPGLDPKKIDEVAIAATTQIGDQGLTLGRTAGILAGLPQSVPGYSIDRMCAGALTAVTTTAGSIAFGAYDAVIAGGVEHMGRHPMGEGVDPNPRFVSEKLVDESALFMGMTAENLHDRYPHITKLRADEYAVRSQEKASKAYANGKIQADLVPISVRRTNPESGETGWGLVTADEPMRPGTTLENLAGLKTPFRVHGRVTAGNAAGLNDGATASIIASEDFARENGLPVKMRLVSYAFAGVEPEVMGYGPIPATEKALAKAGLSISDIGLFEINEAFAVQVLAFLDHYGIADDDERVNQYGGAIAFGHPLASSGVRLMTQLARQFEEHPQVRYGLTTMCVGFGMGATVIWENPHFDGGDK, from the coding sequence GTGCCTCGTACCGTCAGGGACGTCGTCTTCGTCGACGGCGTCCGCACCCCGTTCGGCAAGGCGGGCCCGAAGGGCATCTACCACGAGACCCGCGCCGACGACCTCGTCGTGAAGGCGATCCGGGAGCTGCTGCGCCGCAACCCGGGTCTCGACCCGAAGAAGATCGACGAGGTCGCCATCGCCGCGACCACGCAGATCGGTGACCAGGGCCTGACCCTCGGCCGCACCGCGGGCATCCTGGCCGGTCTCCCCCAGTCGGTGCCCGGCTACTCCATCGACCGTATGTGCGCGGGTGCGCTGACGGCCGTGACGACCACCGCCGGCTCGATCGCGTTCGGCGCGTACGACGCCGTCATCGCGGGCGGTGTCGAGCACATGGGCCGCCACCCGATGGGCGAGGGCGTGGACCCGAACCCGCGGTTCGTGAGCGAGAAGCTGGTCGACGAGTCCGCGCTGTTCATGGGCATGACCGCGGAGAACCTCCACGACCGCTACCCGCACATCACCAAGCTGCGCGCCGACGAGTACGCGGTGCGCTCGCAGGAGAAGGCCTCCAAGGCGTACGCCAACGGCAAGATCCAGGCCGACCTGGTGCCGATCTCCGTACGCCGCACGAACCCCGAGAGCGGCGAGACCGGCTGGGGCCTGGTCACCGCCGACGAGCCGATGCGCCCGGGCACCACGCTGGAGAACCTGGCGGGCCTGAAGACGCCGTTCCGCGTCCACGGCCGGGTCACCGCGGGCAACGCGGCCGGTCTGAACGACGGCGCCACCGCCTCGATCATCGCGAGCGAGGACTTCGCCCGCGAGAACGGCCTGCCGGTCAAGATGCGTCTCGTCTCCTACGCCTTCGCGGGCGTCGAGCCGGAGGTCATGGGCTACGGCCCGATCCCGGCGACGGAGAAGGCCCTCGCCAAGGCGGGCCTGTCCATCTCCGACATCGGCCTGTTCGAGATCAACGAGGCCTTCGCCGTCCAGGTCCTCGCCTTCCTCGACCACTACGGCATCGCGGACGACGACGAGCGCGTCAACCAGTACGGCGGCGCGATCGCCTTCGGTCACCCGCTGGCCTCCTCCGGCGTCCGGCTGATGACGCAGCTGGCCCGCCAGTTCGAGGAGCACCCGCAGGTCCGCTACGGCCTCACCACCATGTGCGTCGGCTTCGGCATGGGCGCGACGGTCATCTGGGAGAACCCGCACTTCGACGGAGGCGACAAGTGA
- a CDS encoding sugar ABC transporter permease — MSIDKTSTPPEDTVVENPEAAAKAVTAVDPRLLVREQGFAGYVTEFKRKMKAGDLGAIPVVIGLAIIWIIFQSLNSNFLTAGNLSDISVAMVGTGMIAVGIVFVLLLGEIDLSVGSVSGVAGATFAVLNITHGMSEWLAFVLAILTGTVAGAIHGFVFAKIGVPAFAVTLAGLLFWNGFMLQILGDSGTINLNSDGLVAKLTTYYFSDVAAAYGLALAVTVLYFLSSYFGNKRREAAGVPSRPLSETILRTALLAVLSFAVAVVYNQYKGLPLAVVIFIGVLLITDFVLRRTAYGRKVFALGGSVEASRRAGINVATVRISVFAVSGTFAAIGGLFIASKIASANQGAGGGDLLMNAIAAAVIGGTSLFGGRGRTWNALLGVLVIVSIQYGLALEGIASPVQYMITGGVLLATVVIDAVTRKTQKTAGRA; from the coding sequence GTGAGCATCGACAAGACCTCCACGCCCCCCGAGGACACCGTCGTGGAGAACCCCGAGGCGGCGGCGAAGGCGGTCACCGCCGTCGACCCCCGTCTGCTGGTGCGCGAGCAGGGCTTCGCGGGCTACGTCACCGAGTTCAAGCGGAAGATGAAGGCCGGTGACCTGGGTGCCATCCCGGTCGTCATCGGTCTGGCGATCATCTGGATCATCTTCCAGAGCCTGAACTCCAACTTCCTCACCGCCGGCAACCTCTCCGACATCTCCGTCGCCATGGTCGGCACGGGCATGATCGCCGTCGGCATCGTCTTCGTGCTGCTGCTCGGCGAGATCGACCTGTCGGTCGGCTCGGTCTCCGGTGTCGCGGGCGCCACCTTCGCCGTGCTGAACATCACCCACGGCATGAGCGAGTGGCTCGCCTTCGTGCTGGCCATCCTCACCGGCACGGTCGCCGGCGCGATCCACGGCTTCGTCTTCGCGAAGATCGGCGTGCCGGCGTTCGCGGTCACCCTGGCCGGTCTGCTGTTCTGGAACGGCTTCATGCTCCAGATCCTCGGCGACAGCGGCACGATCAACCTGAACAGCGACGGCCTCGTCGCCAAGCTGACGACGTACTACTTCTCCGACGTGGCCGCCGCCTACGGGCTCGCGCTCGCGGTGACCGTGCTGTACTTCCTCAGCTCCTACTTCGGCAACAAGCGGCGCGAGGCCGCGGGTGTGCCGTCCCGGCCGCTGAGCGAGACGATCCTGCGCACGGCGCTGCTGGCGGTCCTCTCGTTCGCCGTGGCCGTCGTCTACAACCAGTACAAGGGCCTGCCGCTCGCCGTGGTCATCTTCATCGGTGTGCTGCTCATCACGGACTTCGTGCTGCGCCGCACCGCGTACGGCCGGAAGGTGTTCGCGCTCGGCGGCAGCGTGGAGGCGTCCCGCCGCGCCGGTATCAACGTGGCCACGGTCCGCATCTCGGTCTTCGCCGTCTCCGGCACCTTCGCCGCGATCGGCGGTCTGTTCATCGCGTCGAAGATCGCGTCCGCCAACCAGGGCGCCGGTGGCGGTGACCTGCTGATGAACGCCATCGCCGCCGCGGTGATCGGTGGTACGTCGCTCTTCGGCGGACGTGGCCGCACGTGGAACGCGCTGCTCGGTGTGCTGGTGATCGTCTCGATCCAGTACGGCCTCGCCCTGGAGGGCATCGCCTCGCCGGTGCAGTACATGATCACCGGTGGTGTTCTGCTCGCCACGGTCGTCATCGACGCCGTGACCCGCAAGACCCAGAAGACGGCCGGCCGCGCGTAG
- a CDS encoding response regulator transcription factor, translating to MSVLLEQPASLVAYRPNKPTAMVVVADPRVRSTVTRHLWALGVRDVIEASSIAEARPRIGNPRDICVADVHLPDGSGLTLLSETRAAGWPNGLALSAADDIGAVRNALAGGVKGYVVTGTRTNIGLPTRPGAAPIGAAAARLHRRPPGAPSHPGGYRELSGREVEVLRLVAEGQSNKAIGVSMGLSALTVKSHLARIARKLGTGDRAGMVAVALRTGIIH from the coding sequence GTGTCCGTTCTCCTCGAGCAGCCCGCAAGCCTGGTCGCCTACCGCCCCAACAAGCCGACCGCCATGGTCGTCGTGGCCGACCCGCGCGTTCGTTCCACCGTCACCCGCCATCTCTGGGCGCTCGGAGTGCGCGACGTCATCGAGGCGTCGTCCATCGCAGAGGCCCGCCCCCGTATCGGCAACCCGCGCGACATCTGCGTCGCCGACGTCCACCTCCCCGACGGCTCCGGTCTCACCCTCCTGTCGGAGACCCGGGCCGCGGGCTGGCCCAACGGTCTGGCCCTGTCCGCCGCCGACGACATCGGCGCGGTGCGCAACGCCCTCGCGGGCGGAGTCAAGGGCTATGTCGTCACCGGCACCCGCACCAACATCGGGCTCCCCACCCGACCCGGTGCCGCCCCCATCGGCGCCGCCGCCGCGCGCCTGCACCGCCGCCCCCCGGGTGCCCCGAGCCACCCGGGCGGCTACCGCGAGCTGTCCGGCCGCGAGGTGGAGGTGCTGCGTCTGGTCGCCGAAGGGCAGTCGAACAAGGCGATCGGCGTCTCGATGGGCCTGTCCGCACTGACCGTGAAGAGCCATCTGGCCCGCATCGCCCGCAAGCTCGGCACCGGCGACCGTGCCGGAATGGTGGCGGTGGCCCTGCGCACCGGCATCATCCACTGA
- a CDS encoding ribonuclease D — protein sequence MTDAQETAADSPLRTTGGAPPDDVETAPIPLLEPRDGIPPVIADDASLTEVIAAFAAGTGPVAVDAERASGYRYGQRAYLVQLRREGAGTALIDPVACPDLSALGEAISDAEWVLHAATQDLPCLREIGMVPTRLFDTELAGRLAGFPRVGLGAMVESVLSFILEKGHSAVDWSTRPLPEPWLRYAALDVELLVDLRDALEKELERQGKLEWARQEFDAIASAPPSEPRKDPWRRTSGMHKVRRRRQMAAVRELWQARDRIAQRRDVSPGKVLGDAAIVEAALALPPNVHALAALNGFGHRMGRRQLEQWQAAIDRAKALPEAELPQPGQPVTGPPPPRAWADKDPAAAARLSAARAAVSTLAEQLTMPQENLISPDTVRRLCWEPPKPVDAESVAAALAGYGARAWQVEQVTPALVKALSVKDA from the coding sequence GTGACCGACGCCCAAGAGACCGCAGCAGACAGCCCACTGCGAACCACCGGAGGCGCCCCTCCGGACGACGTCGAAACGGCGCCGATCCCGTTGCTCGAGCCGCGAGACGGCATTCCGCCCGTGATCGCCGACGACGCCTCCCTCACAGAGGTGATCGCCGCCTTCGCCGCCGGCACCGGCCCCGTCGCGGTCGACGCCGAGCGCGCGTCCGGCTACCGGTACGGCCAGCGCGCCTACCTCGTGCAGCTGCGCCGCGAGGGCGCGGGTACCGCGCTGATCGACCCGGTGGCCTGCCCCGACCTGTCGGCCCTGGGCGAGGCGATCTCCGACGCCGAGTGGGTGCTGCACGCCGCCACCCAGGACCTGCCCTGCCTGCGCGAGATAGGCATGGTGCCCACCCGTCTGTTCGACACCGAGCTGGCCGGGCGTCTCGCCGGGTTCCCACGGGTGGGACTCGGCGCCATGGTGGAGAGCGTCCTCAGCTTCATCCTGGAGAAGGGCCACTCCGCCGTCGACTGGTCGACGCGGCCCCTGCCCGAACCCTGGCTGCGCTACGCCGCCCTCGACGTCGAACTGCTCGTGGACCTGCGGGACGCCCTGGAGAAGGAACTCGAGCGGCAGGGGAAGCTGGAGTGGGCCCGGCAGGAGTTCGACGCGATCGCCTCCGCGCCGCCGTCCGAGCCGCGCAAGGACCCCTGGCGCCGTACGTCCGGGATGCACAAGGTGCGCCGCCGCCGGCAGATGGCGGCCGTCCGGGAGCTGTGGCAGGCCCGGGACCGGATCGCGCAGCGCCGGGACGTCTCGCCGGGCAAGGTGCTCGGGGACGCCGCGATCGTCGAGGCGGCCCTCGCCCTGCCGCCGAACGTGCACGCCCTGGCCGCGCTGAACGGCTTCGGGCACCGCATGGGGCGGCGCCAGCTGGAGCAGTGGCAGGCCGCGATCGATCGCGCCAAGGCGCTGCCGGAGGCGGAGCTGCCCCAGCCGGGGCAGCCGGTGACGGGTCCGCCGCCGCCGCGGGCCTGGGCCGACAAGGACCCGGCGGCGGCCGCCCGGCTGTCCGCCGCGCGGGCCGCGGTGTCGACCTTGGCCGAGCAGCTCACCATGCCCCAGGAGAACCTGATCTCCCCGGACACCGTGCGGCGCCTGTGCTGGGAGCCGCCGAAGCCGGTGGACGCGGAGTCCGTGGCCGCCGCACTGGCCGGGTACGGGGCGAGGGCTTGGCAGGTTGAACAGGTCACTCCAGCACTGGTGAAGGCCCTTTCCGTGAAGGACGCCTAG
- a CDS encoding PIN domain-containing protein, with amino-acid sequence MGVPLLVIVDGANVVGSVPDGWWRDRRGAADRLRDRLVPFAADGLPGFPGPLELVLVVEGAARGVEPVPGVRVDAAPGSGDDRIVELVAEAGDRPVLVVTADRELRHRVTVLGADVTGPRTVR; translated from the coding sequence ATGGGTGTCCCGCTCCTGGTGATCGTCGATGGCGCGAACGTCGTCGGGTCGGTGCCCGACGGCTGGTGGCGGGACCGGCGGGGCGCCGCCGACCGGCTGCGGGACCGTCTCGTGCCGTTCGCCGCCGACGGGCTGCCCGGCTTTCCCGGGCCGCTGGAGCTGGTGCTGGTCGTGGAGGGTGCCGCGCGCGGCGTGGAGCCCGTGCCCGGCGTCCGGGTGGACGCGGCCCCCGGCAGCGGCGACGACCGTATCGTCGAACTGGTCGCCGAGGCCGGGGACCGCCCGGTCCTGGTCGTCACGGCGGACCGGGAGCTACGGCACCGGGTGACGGTTCTCGGCGCGGACGTGACGGGCCCGCGTACGGTGCGCTGA
- a CDS encoding amino acid permease, which produces MSRTLFRTKNVEQSIQDTEEPEHALRKTLSALDLTVFGVGVIIGTGIFVLTGKVAKQNAGPAVSLSFVVAGVVCALAALCYAEFASTVPVAGSAYTFSYATLGELPAWIIGWDLVLEFALGTAVVAVGWSGYIRSLMDNAGWHLPAYLGGREGAHGFGFDILAAALVLLLTAILVLGMKLSARVTQLVVAIKVAVVLIVIIGGAFFVKSANYKPFVPEPQAVPAGGSLKAPLIQLMVGWAPSNFGVMGIFTAASVVFFAFIGFDIVATTAEETRNPQRDMPRGILGSLFICTALYVAVSIVVTGMEHYSRLSVDAPLADAFKAIGHPWFAGVISFGAAVGLTTVCLILLLGQTRVFFAMSRDGLLPRFFSRVHPRFKTPHRPTILLGVVIAVVAGFTSLSELAELVNIGTLFAFIVVAIGVVILRRTRPDLPRAFRTPLVPVVPILSVCASLWLMLNLPAETWLRFAIWLVIGFVVYFLYGRSHSRVGRAEQSAAGGVSGPPGGGTR; this is translated from the coding sequence ATGAGCAGGACTCTCTTCCGGACCAAGAACGTCGAGCAGTCGATCCAGGACACCGAGGAGCCGGAGCACGCGCTCAGAAAGACCCTCTCCGCCCTCGACCTGACCGTGTTCGGCGTCGGGGTCATCATCGGCACCGGCATCTTCGTGCTCACCGGCAAGGTCGCCAAGCAGAACGCGGGCCCCGCCGTCTCCCTGTCCTTCGTCGTGGCCGGCGTCGTCTGCGCGCTCGCCGCACTCTGCTACGCGGAGTTCGCCTCCACGGTGCCGGTCGCCGGATCCGCGTACACGTTCTCCTACGCCACGCTGGGCGAGCTGCCCGCCTGGATCATCGGCTGGGACCTGGTCCTGGAGTTCGCGCTCGGCACGGCGGTGGTCGCCGTCGGCTGGTCCGGGTACATCCGCTCCCTGATGGACAACGCGGGCTGGCACCTGCCCGCCTATCTCGGCGGACGCGAGGGGGCGCACGGATTCGGCTTCGACATCCTCGCCGCCGCGCTCGTCCTCCTCCTCACCGCGATCCTCGTCCTCGGGATGAAGCTGTCGGCCCGGGTCACCCAACTCGTCGTCGCCATCAAGGTGGCCGTGGTGCTGATCGTGATCATCGGGGGGGCCTTCTTCGTCAAGAGCGCCAACTACAAGCCGTTCGTGCCCGAGCCGCAGGCGGTGCCGGCGGGCGGCAGCCTCAAGGCGCCGCTCATCCAGCTGATGGTGGGCTGGGCACCGTCCAACTTCGGCGTGATGGGCATCTTCACCGCCGCGTCCGTCGTCTTCTTCGCCTTCATCGGCTTCGACATCGTGGCGACCACCGCCGAGGAGACCCGCAACCCGCAGCGCGACATGCCGCGCGGCATCCTCGGCTCCCTGTTCATCTGCACTGCGCTGTACGTGGCGGTGTCGATCGTCGTCACCGGCATGGAGCACTACAGCAGGCTGTCCGTGGACGCCCCGCTCGCCGACGCGTTCAAGGCCATCGGGCACCCCTGGTTCGCGGGTGTGATCAGCTTCGGTGCCGCCGTCGGCCTGACCACCGTCTGTCTGATCCTGCTGCTCGGCCAGACCCGGGTCTTCTTCGCGATGAGCCGCGACGGGCTGCTGCCACGCTTCTTCTCCCGCGTCCACCCGCGCTTCAAGACCCCGCACCGGCCGACCATCCTGCTCGGCGTGGTCATCGCCGTCGTCGCGGGCTTCACCAGCCTCAGCGAACTGGCCGAACTGGTGAACATCGGCACCCTGTTCGCATTCATCGTCGTCGCGATCGGCGTGGTCATCCTCCGCCGCACCCGCCCCGACCTGCCACGCGCCTTCCGTACCCCGCTCGTCCCCGTGGTGCCGATCCTGTCGGTGTGCGCCTCGCTGTGGCTGATGCTGAACCTGCCCGCCGAGACCTGGCTGCGGTTCGCGATCTGGCTGGTCATCGGGTTCGTCGTGTACTTCCTCTACGGCCGCTCGCACAGCCGTGTGGGCCGTGCCGAGCAGTCCGCGGCGGGCGGGGTGAGCGGGCCGCCCGGAGGCGGCACGCGGTGA